CATCAAATATTGATTTTTTGTTGAGAACGGATGCTATATTCGAGGATAATAAAGAACTTACTACCAGGGTTGACATAGTCACACAGATTGAAAACCTTTCATGGTTTCATGATGCTTATAAATTGGATCCAACTGTTCAAGCTATGCTTAATATGCTTGAAGAAATCCAACGGCAATATCTAAAGCGTGAGTGCAAGAATGTGTTTGCAAATTTAGAGCGCTTGAAGTTTTATATTTTACCGCTTAGCAATTTTGACTTAACAGAAGACCTCTATGTAAAAATGAATGCGAGAGGAAAGCAATTAACAAATTTTGAAAACTTTAAAGCCGACTTTCAACACTGGATTAAAAGCAACATTGTTAAATTTGATCTTAATGACCAAGAATATGACGGACGAATAATGCCATATGACATGTTTTTTATAAATAAAATTGATAACGAGTGGTCGCAATGCTTTTGGAATGCACAAAAGGATAGTGAAGACAAAAACTTTGATCCTTTATTTATGAGCTTCGTTTACAAATACCTTCTGAACGAATATATTCTAAATTCTTCAGGAACTAACAAAGGACTTGATAAAGAATCTGATTTCATTTTGTTAAGCGATGAAGTGGACTATTCTGGTTTTTCTCTGTTTGAACGAAACCTCACAAAAGACTCATTGGAAAACTTGTTGACTCTCCTTGATCAAATTTCAGCCCATTACGACGATATTATCGAGGTAAGTCAGCCATGCTGGGCGGATTCATCTGCAAAGTTTGATGTGCTTAAAAGCAAATTGACGTTACAGGAACGCACGGTATTTTGTGCTCTTATTATGTACCTAATAAAGAAGAATTTTGACAAGACTGCGTTAAAGACCTGGTTGCATGTCGTTTGGAATATCGTCGAGAACGCTGATATTGATAGCTGGAGTGTTGCCACAGGTGTAATTCAATTGATAATGGAATTGGTTGAGCATTCCGATGACATATATGGGTTGCTTGCAGATTATTCTTCAATAATTAACTCGTCGCAGTCAAAAGAAACAATTGCTGAGGAAAGAAAAAAAGCAAAGTTAATAAGAAATAATCCAGACTGGGCAGATGTTTTACTCCAAGCTGAATCACACCCGTTTTTTAAAGGAAGTGTTAGTTTTCTCATCCCAAATGATAATAGTATAAATGGATTCATACACAACTTTGAAATGGCGAAACTATTATTTGATGCGAATGGAGTATCACCCAAATACCAAAGTGATAGCCATATTCTGCTAAGAGCTTTATTAAGTAAATATAATTCACTAACAGATATTAAATACCATATTACAGACAGGAAAGAAAAGGAAAACTCACTAAAGAAAATGCTGGCATTTGACCCCGTGGTTCGTGCTGCATTTGCCGAGTGGCTTTCTTTGCCTACCGAGGCAGATATATATAATAAATTGCTCGAAGAAATTGCAAAGGAATCTCCGATTCCGGTAGGAGTAAATGACTTTGATAAGAAGTTGCATCAATTACTTTATAAGACTACAGATCTTGTTGATTGGATGCAGCAGCATAGAGCAATTCGTTACAAGGACAATTATATTTCAAGACCAAGCAGCTCTTATGATTGGATTTACGTTTACGGTTATAGCAATGAAATAATCACAGAACTTATTGCGAGAGGTTGGAGTTGCGAGAATACATGTAATATTGGAGAGGGACCAAATAAAAAAGACATTCCTTATTACTGGTCAGCCGCCGGCCGAGAAATTGATGTGTCAAAAAGCATCTGCTATGACGGTAATACAGTTTTGCAGAGATGCAGTGTTGGAAGCGAAGAGATTACCCTTACGGTTGGTGATACAATAATTGAAGCATTGAACTATAATGAACTTGTTACCGATGGGAGTGGTGTCAAGAACTTCGTTGATGACATTGAGAAAAAGTATAACGATATAACACGTGGAGGGATTTGATGACATCTTCGATTGGTCCATTCTTCTATATTTGAGGAAAGTTGATTTATAATGCCTGTCCCCTCGCTGGAGGCCGGGAACAAGCCGAAAAACTGGACAACTCTTATGGTCATGATCAACTATATGACGATTATTTCAAAACCGGAGAGTACATATATTATCCTCGTGGAAGGTTTGTATGGGACAAGCAAAAAAGCCGCTCAATCATTTACATTGACCCGTGTATAAATTGTGAAAATGTTCTATCTTAGATTATTGATGCATTTGATATTGTGGATTATGCGGCAGAATATGACGACCGTTACCACTGCAAAAACTGCAAAAACAATTTTATTCAACTGAGCAAAGCAGAGCCGTAAAATGCGGCTCTGTTTTGCTATGTACCAAATATGGTGCGTGGTCTCGGATATAATAAAATCAACAAAATAAACGCCGATTATTTTCGGCACAGGAGGATTTATATGAAACCAAAACAAATCATTTCACTTGCTTTAATGCTCGGGTTATCGGTGACGGTAATCAACGGTTGCGGTACAAAAGAAGATTCTTCTGCAAATAATAATGAAGAATCCGCTTATGCCGTATCTTCCGAAATGAAAGAAGAAAGCATATCAACAACAAAACCGGAAGCAGAGAAAAAAACACACAGTGAATATGTAAAAACATATTCCGTTTATGCCGAACAAGGAGCAGTTGTAACGTGGTATGATTCCCAAACCGGTCAATTCAGATATAAGGATAAATGTGAAACTTGTGGGCAAGTAGCGAGCAGTGAACATAGCGGCGGATTATTTGTCGGAGAGGGATCGTCCTATAATGCCGGATTTACTTGCACCAATTCTGATTGCAGTATGTGGGGAAAGTCTCAGCGTGCTATCATTAGTTGCAGTACAAGCGGTGAATGGATCGAGGTTGACGACTGAAAAGAGTATATAAACAGAAAAACAGCTGTGACTTTTTCACGGCTGTTTTTTTGCTTTGGGATAGCGCTTGATATTATGTACCAAATATGGAACATAGCTTTCGGTATAATAAGTTCAAAGAGAATGGCAAAGTATTCAAAGGCGGTTAATAATGAGCAAGAAGCACGAACCTGATAATTTTGAGCAGATGTCTATCTTCGGAATAATGAATCTGTTAGACAACACGGAAAACACATTAAGTTCAGATGATATATCAAAGATTATTGATAAGTTATCCGATGCAAAACGAAAAAAAGAATCTATCGAAGCTAAGAAGAGACGGCAAGAAGAGCGTGAGAGAAGAGAAAGAGAAGCTCGTGAAGCAAAGGAACGTAAGGAAGCCCATATCAGAGAAGTTACAAGCATGGACCTTCCGCTCGACTGGGAAAATGTGTTCAATCAGGATGTAAGGACTGAAGGAGTTCACGCTGATAGCATTTCCGATGGCCTTATGTACAGTCTGTCTAATCTCGGACGGGTTGATATTGAATATATTTCTTCAATAACAGGAGAGGACTACAAGACAATTATCTGTGCGCTGAAAGGCTCTATTTATCAGAACCCGGAAACTTGGGGCGAGTGCTTCTATAAAGGCTGGGAAACCTCTGAGGAATATCTGTCCGGCAACATGATAAGAAAATGGAAGGCAGCTAAAGAAGCCGATAAAGAATACAACGGATATTTTGCTGAAAATATAAAGGCGATTGAAAAAGTCATTCCCCCGACCGTAGCGACAAATGATATTTATATTACGCTTGGTTCTCCGTGGGTTCCTGCTGATGTAATTGACGATTTTATAGAGTATCTTCTTGGCGATTGGCGCAGACACTGGTATAGCATCAATGATGAAAAAGATTTCCATACTAAACACGATGAATTGACTGGCACTTGGGAAATACCATTCAAAAGCAGATGTAATCACGACGTTAAGGTAACACGAACGTATGGTACTGACAGAATAAACGCCCTTCATATTCTCGAAAGGACATTAAATATGAAGTCGGTAGCTGTTACCGATGAGGTTGTATGTAATACAAATTCATCAGGCAAGAAAAGAGTTATTAACCAGTCTGAAACCATTCTCGCCATTGAAAAGCAAAATAAAATGATTAAAGCGTTCCAGAAGTGGGTTTGGGAGGATGACGCAAGAAAAGAAAGACTTGAAAGGATTTTTGAGAATAAATTCAGTTGTATTCGCAGAAGAATTTTTGACGGATCGTTTTTGCGGTTTCCTGATATGTCTGCGCAGATAAACCTTTATCCCTACCAAAAGGATGCGGTGGTACGTATCATTTTTACGCCGAACACGCTTCTTGCTCACGACGTCGGTGCCGGAAAAACCTACGTTATGATCGCTGCTGCAATGGAAATGCGCCGTATGGGGTTGTCTGAAAAGAATATGTTTGTCGTTCCTAATAACATAGTCGGTCAATGGAAAAACATTTTTCATGAAATGTATCCAAGTGCTGATATTCTTTGTGTCGACCCGAAAAGTTTCGCACTCTCAAAAAGAGAAAGTGTTCTCGAAAGAATACGAGACAATGACTTCGATGGTATTATTATAGCGTACAGTTGCTTTGAGCAGATTCCGTTGTCAAAAGGATATTATCAAAACCTGCTTATTGATGAGCAGAAACATATCGCAGAAATAGCGGGCAAAAAGAACAAAGCCACTTCTCGTTTGAAGAAAAAGCAAGAGGCGGTTTCAAAAGCTTTATCCGAACTTTCCGTTGCAATGGATGATTTGTATAACGGCGTGTATTTTGATGATTTGGGAATAACAAGACTCTTTGTAGATGAGGCACACAATTTCAAAAACGTCCCGATTGAAACAAAGACGAACAACGTTCTCGGTATTAACAGCTCCGGATCTAAAAGATGTCAGGATATGATGGACAAAGTACACATGATTCAGAAAAAGAACGACGGAAAAGGCGTTGTGCTTGCAACCGGCACACCCATAATCACAGGGTATCTACGGTCACAAATGCCGATTTTACGTTGTTTATGCAGAACAGCATCACAGGATTATGTGGTGCTGTTCTGCTTTTTCGGTGTTCGGTTAATAAGAATCTGCAAGATTATATATATCAACACCATTATTCTTGGCATACCGAACCGCTTTATAAGCTCCGCCACTATTATGCTGAATATAGCATACAATGAGGTTTGAACGGTTAACCATGTTCGTATTACGAATTAATATAGCTGATATATAATGTGCTGATTAAGACTCGGCACACACTTCAACTTCGTCATAATAGTAAAGATAGTTCTGTTTATTATCCCTATATATCGTCTGCATCATATATATTTTTTTAGTCAGAGATATTTGCCTAATAGAAACGCATCGCTTTACTGAGATCATAACAAAAGCGAGCTGCCGTTTATCAGCAGCTCGCTAAAAAATTATATACGAATATTAGGCTGTATTACCAGTATTGTAAAT
This window of the [Eubacterium] siraeum genome carries:
- a CDS encoding DUF262 domain-containing protein, which codes for MVKKYSFKEFLTENVELINSDDSTSNAKIDRLTIPMIQRDYAQGRKAHSGKNGQLILNSTGQKFINEVFSTIIHDAPDKQLELDFVYGSIITEKEEKNGSTTDVTYFNPLDGQQRLTTLFLMYWFIGGVELNKDERNALSSILKNFYYKTRTSSTVFCNKLVNELNSSNIDFLLRTDAIFEDNKELTTRVDIVTQIENLSWFHDAYKLDPTVQAMLNMLEEIQRQYLKRECKNVFANLERLKFYILPLSNFDLTEDLYVKMNARGKQLTNFENFKADFQHWIKSNIVKFDLNDQEYDGRIMPYDMFFINKIDNEWSQCFWNAQKDSEDKNFDPLFMSFVYKYLLNEYILNSSGTNKGLDKESDFILLSDEVDYSGFSLFERNLTKDSLENLLTLLDQISAHYDDIIEVSQPCWADSSAKFDVLKSKLTLQERTVFCALIMYLIKKNFDKTALKTWLHVVWNIVENADIDSWSVATGVIQLIMELVEHSDDIYGLLADYSSIINSSQSKETIAEERKKAKLIRNNPDWADVLLQAESHPFFKGSVSFLIPNDNSINGFIHNFEMAKLLFDANGVSPKYQSDSHILLRALLSKYNSLTDIKYHITDRKEKENSLKKMLAFDPVVRAAFAEWLSLPTEADIYNKLLEEIAKESPIPVGVNDFDKKLHQLLYKTTDLVDWMQQHRAIRYKDNYISRPSSSYDWIYVYGYSNEIITELIARGWSCENTCNIGEGPNKKDIPYYWSAAGREIDVSKSICYDGNTVLQRCSVGSEEITLTVGDTIIEALNYNELVTDGSGVKNFVDDIEKKYNDITRGGI
- a CDS encoding DEAD/DEAH box helicase family protein; translated protein: MSKKHEPDNFEQMSIFGIMNLLDNTENTLSSDDISKIIDKLSDAKRKKESIEAKKRRQEERERREREAREAKERKEAHIREVTSMDLPLDWENVFNQDVRTEGVHADSISDGLMYSLSNLGRVDIEYISSITGEDYKTIICALKGSIYQNPETWGECFYKGWETSEEYLSGNMIRKWKAAKEADKEYNGYFAENIKAIEKVIPPTVATNDIYITLGSPWVPADVIDDFIEYLLGDWRRHWYSINDEKDFHTKHDELTGTWEIPFKSRCNHDVKVTRTYGTDRINALHILERTLNMKSVAVTDEVVCNTNSSGKKRVINQSETILAIEKQNKMIKAFQKWVWEDDARKERLERIFENKFSCIRRRIFDGSFLRFPDMSAQINLYPYQKDAVVRIIFTPNTLLAHDVGAGKTYVMIAAAMEMRRMGLSEKNMFVVPNNIVGQWKNIFHEMYPSADILCVDPKSFALSKRESVLERIRDNDFDGIIIAYSCFEQIPLSKGYYQNLLIDEQKHIAEIAGKKNKATSRLKKKQEAVSKALSELSVAMDDLYNGVYFDDLGITRLFVDEAHNFKNVPIETKTNNVLGINSSGSKRCQDMMDKVHMIQKKNDGKGVVLATGTPIITGYLRSQMPILRCLCRTASQDYVVLFCFFGVRLIRICKIIYINTIILGIPNRFISSATIMLNIAYNEV